The following proteins are encoded in a genomic region of Carassius auratus strain Wakin unplaced genomic scaffold, ASM336829v1 scaf_tig00030267, whole genome shotgun sequence:
- the LOC113080112 gene encoding protein SSUH2 homolog isoform X1 yields the protein MERSTVGDYGANYGTVNPDYGSPAPAMAAAPAANMYGPSAPPPNMFDTVPGYEGTLAGGGGGYLPPPMPSVPMPAPEQPPSPDWHIPSISEDRAREAFAAYVSSKCCYSSAPVKDGVLTNMESFNTYRYRLETFTESRSTEWSQEPYAGQPVDAGLQPAPGPWQIAAQPPAFFQEQKQTIKVPFTSSVKNCHLCLGNGRSPCTNCAGAGNKVCWVCNGSGNRSGEDRCSHCNGRGRENCTSCSGSGSSQCTTCHGKRQLLVFINLIVKWSIEKDDFVAQDSSGLKVEKLQEVSGKELFKDSQYMVYPVRGFPDVSVAQASERLIREHQGKYAQTSRILQQRQTIELIPITKVNYRWKGKPNFYYVYGNEFKVNADDYPATCCCSVM from the exons CCATGGCGGCCGCACCCGCAGCAAACATGTACGGACCTTCTGCACCCCCTCCAAACATGTTCGATACTGTCCCAGGATATGAAGGAACTTTGGCTGGCGGAGGCG GTGGGTATCTTCCACCTCCCATGCCATCTGTACCAATGCCAGCACCTGAACAGCCCCCCAGCCCAGACTGGCA TATACCCTCCATCTCAGAGGACAGGGCACGTGAAGCTTTTGCAGCATATGTCTCCAGCAAGTGCTGCTATAGTTCTGCCCCCGTCAAAGATGGAGTCTTAACCAATATGGAGTCCTTTAATACCTACAGG TATCGTTTGGAGACGTTCACAGAGTCCAGATCTACTGAATGGAGTCAGGAGCCTTACGCAG GTCAGCCTGTGGATGCTGGTCTTCAGCCTGCTCCAGGTCCCTGGCAGATTGCAGCTCAACCTCCGGCCTTCTTTCAAGAGCAGAAGCAGACCATTAAAGTGCCTTTTACTTCCTCAGTCAAG AACTGTCACTTGTGTCTGGGAAATGGAAGAAGCCCCTGTACCAACTGTGCTGGAGCTGGAAAT AAAGTCTGTTGGGTGTGTAATGGTTCTGGTAACCGTAGTGGTGAAGACCGCTGCTCGCACTGCAATGGGCGCGGACGTGAAAA CTGTACTTCATGTAGCGGCAGCGGCTCCTCCCAGTGTACCACCTGTCATGGAAAGAGACAGCTGCTCGTCTTCATCAACCTGATTGTTAAATG GAGCATAGAGAAGGATGATTTCGTAGCACAAGATTCAAGTGGTCTGAAAGTGGAAAAACTGCAGGAGGTTTCGGGGAAAGAGCTCTTTAAAGACTCCCAGTATATG GTCTATCCAGTGAGGGGCTTTCCAGATGTTTCTGTTGCACAAGCTTCTGAGCGTTTAATAAGAGAACATCAGGGGAAATATGCCCAAACATCCCGCATTTTACAACAG AGGCAGACGATCGAGCTCATTCCCATAACCAAAGTGAACTACAGGTGGAAAGGAAAGCCTAATTTTTACTATGTGTATGGAAATGAGTTTAAAGTGAACGCTGATGACTATCCTGCCACCTGCTGCTGTTCTGTCATGTAA
- the LOC113080112 gene encoding protein SSUH2 homolog isoform X2: MAAAPAANMYGPSAPPPNMFDTVPGYEGTLAGGGGGYLPPPMPSVPMPAPEQPPSPDWHIPSISEDRAREAFAAYVSSKCCYSSAPVKDGVLTNMESFNTYRYRLETFTESRSTEWSQEPYAGQPVDAGLQPAPGPWQIAAQPPAFFQEQKQTIKVPFTSSVKNCHLCLGNGRSPCTNCAGAGNKVCWVCNGSGNRSGEDRCSHCNGRGRENCTSCSGSGSSQCTTCHGKRQLLVFINLIVKWSIEKDDFVAQDSSGLKVEKLQEVSGKELFKDSQYMVYPVRGFPDVSVAQASERLIREHQGKYAQTSRILQQRQTIELIPITKVNYRWKGKPNFYYVYGNEFKVNADDYPATCCCSVM, from the exons ATGGCGGCCGCACCCGCAGCAAACATGTACGGACCTTCTGCACCCCCTCCAAACATGTTCGATACTGTCCCAGGATATGAAGGAACTTTGGCTGGCGGAGGCG GTGGGTATCTTCCACCTCCCATGCCATCTGTACCAATGCCAGCACCTGAACAGCCCCCCAGCCCAGACTGGCA TATACCCTCCATCTCAGAGGACAGGGCACGTGAAGCTTTTGCAGCATATGTCTCCAGCAAGTGCTGCTATAGTTCTGCCCCCGTCAAAGATGGAGTCTTAACCAATATGGAGTCCTTTAATACCTACAGG TATCGTTTGGAGACGTTCACAGAGTCCAGATCTACTGAATGGAGTCAGGAGCCTTACGCAG GTCAGCCTGTGGATGCTGGTCTTCAGCCTGCTCCAGGTCCCTGGCAGATTGCAGCTCAACCTCCGGCCTTCTTTCAAGAGCAGAAGCAGACCATTAAAGTGCCTTTTACTTCCTCAGTCAAG AACTGTCACTTGTGTCTGGGAAATGGAAGAAGCCCCTGTACCAACTGTGCTGGAGCTGGAAAT AAAGTCTGTTGGGTGTGTAATGGTTCTGGTAACCGTAGTGGTGAAGACCGCTGCTCGCACTGCAATGGGCGCGGACGTGAAAA CTGTACTTCATGTAGCGGCAGCGGCTCCTCCCAGTGTACCACCTGTCATGGAAAGAGACAGCTGCTCGTCTTCATCAACCTGATTGTTAAATG GAGCATAGAGAAGGATGATTTCGTAGCACAAGATTCAAGTGGTCTGAAAGTGGAAAAACTGCAGGAGGTTTCGGGGAAAGAGCTCTTTAAAGACTCCCAGTATATG GTCTATCCAGTGAGGGGCTTTCCAGATGTTTCTGTTGCACAAGCTTCTGAGCGTTTAATAAGAGAACATCAGGGGAAATATGCCCAAACATCCCGCATTTTACAACAG AGGCAGACGATCGAGCTCATTCCCATAACCAAAGTGAACTACAGGTGGAAAGGAAAGCCTAATTTTTACTATGTGTATGGAAATGAGTTTAAAGTGAACGCTGATGACTATCCTGCCACCTGCTGCTGTTCTGTCATGTAA